One window of Medicago truncatula cultivar Jemalong A17 chromosome 2, MtrunA17r5.0-ANR, whole genome shotgun sequence genomic DNA carries:
- the LOC25487792 gene encoding spindle pole body component 110 isoform X2: protein MAFKGSDNSNASNPVSYDDADYDDDVPLSTRLSRMSDSRTCSSNRGRDVPVKKRGCTTTIAVKRGFDSNGSSQTSVKKLKVLPYDNPSKDKDSTPLSRRVEIPKKSTDKSFSSLKKELVLVEKSFEECKKKKQREEERLISIKREIEECSIELGKMKKEVSSTNESHKKLQGEFDECVKDFDAKKAQLCLMNDLIGERKQELRTKETELRQVKDNIDKERKLDTLSRKIAECTVELKTKEKERDAMKKQIDEQAERLKSERKKLLKVIQLSKNDPQTQMVEFESLKKQFEERVKRLELKEKRCEERAVVLESKEKHFEGCVNEIKLKENQLKDERKEFTLKLEKFDYQTRELESEKKHFDSQMKEMESRERQFEGRSKQLEFKEEQLKVRMEESHSKEEQFKGQVKDLQSKENELDVRVKEIESETKQFEGQLKELQSKEKLLEGQMKEIQSIKEEYEDRGKELKSREEKLKARMQELKRFASQMEDFYSEEIQFEGQGKETESEDKNFKVHEKELKPKEKQFEGRMEGLESKPSEFDGQLERPELREKQYDALIEPFDEETEFVTSYTCNQLSPAIDERSLMLLPCEQTEELELSDDDILGNLQGFSDPSKVVLEIIQNPIIKKCKMGDDAVIIEDSHIHLLNELRRISPDIRPDVKEEAMKLALDLKANISQNNENSAAVLGFLLLLSIYGLVPSFDEEEVLKLFELVSQHNLAVELFGAMGFADKISDFVDNLRKREQYVEAVSFSCAFNLSNNNQLVDLLREHVQNAKLISESTCMKTNSIEIKEKAIDQEIASLEAVVQCIGDNNLESEGST from the exons ATGGCTTTTAAGGGTTCTGATAACTCAAATGCGAGCAATCCTGTTTCTTATGACGATgctgattatgatgatgatgttccttTGTCAACAAGGTTATCCCGGATGTCGGATTCGAGAACATGCAGTAGCAATCGCGGCCGCGATGTTCCTGTTAAGAAGAGGGGTTGTACTACTACAATAGCAGTTAAGAGGGGATTCGATAGCAACGGTTCATCGCAAACTTCTGTTAAGAAATTAAAGGTGTTACCATATGATAATCCCAGTAAAGATAAAGACAGTACTCCTTTGTCAAGGAGAGTTGAAATTCCGAAGAAATCGACTGATAAATCATTTTCTTCGTTGAAGAAAGAACTTGTATTGGTAGAAAAATCATTTGAGGAATGTAAAAAGAAGAAACAACGAGAAGAGGAGAGATTGATTTCCATAAAGAGAGAGATCGAGGAGTGCTCCATAGAGCTCGGAAAGATGAAAAAGGAAGTTAGTAGCACTAATGAATCTCACAAGAAATTGCAGGGAGAATTTGATGAATGTGTCAAGGATTTTGATGCAAAGAAAGCACAGCTCTGTTTGATGAATGACTTGATTGGAGAGCGCAAGCAGGAACTCAGAACAAAAGAAACAGAACTTCGTCAAGTCAAGGATAACATTGACAAGGAAAGGAAACTCGACACTCTTTCCCGAAAAATTGCTGAATGTACTGTGGAACTTAAGACTAAAGAGAAAGAGCGTGATGCgatgaaaaaacaaattgacGAACAAGCAGAAAGATTAAAATCAGAAAGGAAGAAGTTACTGAAGGTAATTCAATTAAGTAAGAATGATCCACAAACTCAAATGGTGGAGTTTGAGTCACTGAAGAAGCAATTTGAAGAGAGGGTTAAGAGGCTTGAGTTAAAAGAGAAAAGATGCGAAGAAAGAGCGGTGGTGCTTGAGTCAAAGGAGAAGCACTTTGAAGGCTGCGTAAATGAGATCAAGTTAAAAGAGAATCAGCTCAAAGACGAAAGGAAGGAGTTTACATTGAAGTTGGAGAAATTTGATTACCAAACGAGGGAGCTTGAATCTGAAAAGAAGCATTTTGATAGCCAGATGAAGGAGATGGAATCAAGAGAGAGGCAATTTGAAGGACGGTCGAAGCAGCTAGAGTTTAAAGAGGAGCAACTGAAAGTCCGAATGGAGGAGTCTCATTCAAAAGAGGAACAATTCAAAGGCCAAGTGAAGGACCTTCAGTCAAAAGAAAACGAACTTGATGTCCGGGTGAAGGAGATCGAATCAGAAACGAAGCAATTTGAAGGACAATTGAAGGAGCTCCAGTCAAAAGAAAAGTTACTTGAGGGCCAAATGAAGGAGATTCAATCAATAAAGGAGGAATATGAAGACCGAGGAAAGGAACTTAAGTCCAGAGAGGAGAAACTCAAAGCTCGAATGCAGGAACTCAAGCGTTTTGCAAGCCAAATGGAGGATTTTTATTCAGAAGAAATACAATTTGAAGGACAGGGGAAAGAGACTGAATCAGAAGACAAGAACTTCAAAGTACACGAGAAGGAGCTCAAGCCAAAAGAGAAGCAGTTTGAGGGACGCATGGAGGGTCTTGAGTCAAAGCCAAGTGAATTTGATGGACAGCTGGAGCGGCCTGAGTTAAGAGAGAAACAATATGATGCTTTAATAGAACCATTTGATGAAGAAACAGAattcg TTACATCGTACACATGTAATCAATTAAGTCCCGCCATTGATGAAAGAAGTTTGATGTTGCTCCCATGTGAGCAAACAGAGGAACTTGAGTTGTCTGACGATGACATTCTAGGTAATCTGCAAGGCTTTtcagatccatcaaaagttgttTTGGAAATAATACAGAACCCTATTATTAAAAAGTGTAAGATGGGAGATGATGCTGTTATTATTGAGGATAGCCACATTCATCTGCTCAATGAACTTAGGAGAATCTCACCGGATATTAGACCTGATGTAAAAGAAGAAGCAATGAAGTTAGCACTTGATTTGAAAGCTAACATAAgtcaaaacaatgaaaattcaGCGGCTGTTCTTGGTTTTCTACTTCTTCTGTCAATTTATGGACTGGTTCCTTCTTTCGACGAAGAAGAAGTTTTGAAGCTTTTCGAACTTGTTTCTCAGCACAACTTAGCTGTAGAGCTGTTTGGGGCCATGGGTTTTGCAGATAAAATATCAG ATTTTGTTGATAATCTGAGAAAGAGAGAACAATATGTTGAAGCTGTTTCATTCAGTTGTGCATTTAACTTGAGCAACAATAATCAATTAGTTGATCTCTTGCGAGAACATGTGCAGAATGCAAAACTGATTTCTGAGAGTACTTGCATGAAAACCAACTCCATCGAAATTAag GAAAAAGCCATAGATCAAGAAATTGCTAGTCTCGAAGCTGTAGTACAGTGTATTGGAGATAACAACCTAGAATCAGAGGGATCTACTTAA
- the LOC25487792 gene encoding trichohyalin isoform X1, protein MAFKGSDNSNASNPVSYDDADYDDDVPLSTRLSRMSDSRTCSSNRGRDVPVKKRGCTTTIAVKRGFDSNGSSQTSVKKLKVLPYDNPSKDKDSTPLSRRVEIPKKSTDKSFSSLKKELVLVEKSFEECKKKKQREEERLISIKREIEECSIELGKMKKEVSSTNESHKKLQGEFDECVKDFDAKKAQLCLMNDLIGERKQELRTKETELRQVKDNIDKERKLDTLSRKIAECTVELKTKEKERDAMKKQIDEQAERLKSERKKLLKVIQLSKNDPQTQMVEFESLKKQFEERVKRLELKEKRCEERAVVLESKEKHFEGCVNEIKLKENQLKDERKEFTLKLEKFDYQTRELESEKKHFDSQMKEMESRERQFEGRSKQLEFKEEQLKVRMEESHSKEEQFKGQVKDLQSKENELDVRVKEIESETKQFEGQLKELQSKEKLLEGQMKEIQSIKEEYEDRGKELKSREEKLKARMQELKRFASQMEDFYSEEIQFEGQGKETESEDKNFKVHEKELKPKEKQFEGRMEGLESKPSEFDGQLERPELREKQYDALIEPFDEETEFANYAVTSYTCNQLSPAIDERSLMLLPCEQTEELELSDDDILGNLQGFSDPSKVVLEIIQNPIIKKCKMGDDAVIIEDSHIHLLNELRRISPDIRPDVKEEAMKLALDLKANISQNNENSAAVLGFLLLLSIYGLVPSFDEEEVLKLFELVSQHNLAVELFGAMGFADKISDFVDNLRKREQYVEAVSFSCAFNLSNNNQLVDLLREHVQNAKLISESTCMKTNSIEIKEKAIDQEIASLEAVVQCIGDNNLESEGST, encoded by the exons ATGGCTTTTAAGGGTTCTGATAACTCAAATGCGAGCAATCCTGTTTCTTATGACGATgctgattatgatgatgatgttccttTGTCAACAAGGTTATCCCGGATGTCGGATTCGAGAACATGCAGTAGCAATCGCGGCCGCGATGTTCCTGTTAAGAAGAGGGGTTGTACTACTACAATAGCAGTTAAGAGGGGATTCGATAGCAACGGTTCATCGCAAACTTCTGTTAAGAAATTAAAGGTGTTACCATATGATAATCCCAGTAAAGATAAAGACAGTACTCCTTTGTCAAGGAGAGTTGAAATTCCGAAGAAATCGACTGATAAATCATTTTCTTCGTTGAAGAAAGAACTTGTATTGGTAGAAAAATCATTTGAGGAATGTAAAAAGAAGAAACAACGAGAAGAGGAGAGATTGATTTCCATAAAGAGAGAGATCGAGGAGTGCTCCATAGAGCTCGGAAAGATGAAAAAGGAAGTTAGTAGCACTAATGAATCTCACAAGAAATTGCAGGGAGAATTTGATGAATGTGTCAAGGATTTTGATGCAAAGAAAGCACAGCTCTGTTTGATGAATGACTTGATTGGAGAGCGCAAGCAGGAACTCAGAACAAAAGAAACAGAACTTCGTCAAGTCAAGGATAACATTGACAAGGAAAGGAAACTCGACACTCTTTCCCGAAAAATTGCTGAATGTACTGTGGAACTTAAGACTAAAGAGAAAGAGCGTGATGCgatgaaaaaacaaattgacGAACAAGCAGAAAGATTAAAATCAGAAAGGAAGAAGTTACTGAAGGTAATTCAATTAAGTAAGAATGATCCACAAACTCAAATGGTGGAGTTTGAGTCACTGAAGAAGCAATTTGAAGAGAGGGTTAAGAGGCTTGAGTTAAAAGAGAAAAGATGCGAAGAAAGAGCGGTGGTGCTTGAGTCAAAGGAGAAGCACTTTGAAGGCTGCGTAAATGAGATCAAGTTAAAAGAGAATCAGCTCAAAGACGAAAGGAAGGAGTTTACATTGAAGTTGGAGAAATTTGATTACCAAACGAGGGAGCTTGAATCTGAAAAGAAGCATTTTGATAGCCAGATGAAGGAGATGGAATCAAGAGAGAGGCAATTTGAAGGACGGTCGAAGCAGCTAGAGTTTAAAGAGGAGCAACTGAAAGTCCGAATGGAGGAGTCTCATTCAAAAGAGGAACAATTCAAAGGCCAAGTGAAGGACCTTCAGTCAAAAGAAAACGAACTTGATGTCCGGGTGAAGGAGATCGAATCAGAAACGAAGCAATTTGAAGGACAATTGAAGGAGCTCCAGTCAAAAGAAAAGTTACTTGAGGGCCAAATGAAGGAGATTCAATCAATAAAGGAGGAATATGAAGACCGAGGAAAGGAACTTAAGTCCAGAGAGGAGAAACTCAAAGCTCGAATGCAGGAACTCAAGCGTTTTGCAAGCCAAATGGAGGATTTTTATTCAGAAGAAATACAATTTGAAGGACAGGGGAAAGAGACTGAATCAGAAGACAAGAACTTCAAAGTACACGAGAAGGAGCTCAAGCCAAAAGAGAAGCAGTTTGAGGGACGCATGGAGGGTCTTGAGTCAAAGCCAAGTGAATTTGATGGACAGCTGGAGCGGCCTGAGTTAAGAGAGAAACAATATGATGCTTTAATAGAACCATTTGATGAAGAAACAGAattcg CTAATTATGCAGTTACATCGTACACATGTAATCAATTAAGTCCCGCCATTGATGAAAGAAGTTTGATGTTGCTCCCATGTGAGCAAACAGAGGAACTTGAGTTGTCTGACGATGACATTCTAGGTAATCTGCAAGGCTTTtcagatccatcaaaagttgttTTGGAAATAATACAGAACCCTATTATTAAAAAGTGTAAGATGGGAGATGATGCTGTTATTATTGAGGATAGCCACATTCATCTGCTCAATGAACTTAGGAGAATCTCACCGGATATTAGACCTGATGTAAAAGAAGAAGCAATGAAGTTAGCACTTGATTTGAAAGCTAACATAAgtcaaaacaatgaaaattcaGCGGCTGTTCTTGGTTTTCTACTTCTTCTGTCAATTTATGGACTGGTTCCTTCTTTCGACGAAGAAGAAGTTTTGAAGCTTTTCGAACTTGTTTCTCAGCACAACTTAGCTGTAGAGCTGTTTGGGGCCATGGGTTTTGCAGATAAAATATCAG ATTTTGTTGATAATCTGAGAAAGAGAGAACAATATGTTGAAGCTGTTTCATTCAGTTGTGCATTTAACTTGAGCAACAATAATCAATTAGTTGATCTCTTGCGAGAACATGTGCAGAATGCAAAACTGATTTCTGAGAGTACTTGCATGAAAACCAACTCCATCGAAATTAag GAAAAAGCCATAGATCAAGAAATTGCTAGTCTCGAAGCTGTAGTACAGTGTATTGGAGATAACAACCTAGAATCAGAGGGATCTACTTAA
- the LOC25487793 gene encoding intracellular protein transport protein USO1, with protein sequence MDFEASHNPQFYVGDGREPVSCENFKSQDYDHVPLLPRFSWVSSLEKCSSSAVKKRDFEFDNNNSLHISVKKSKMLPYHDHHNDGDDATLSKKLTDKSFSSLKKDLTLLEKLFEECKRKQKVEEKRLQSIKTDIEDCCKELQNKKKQVSCVRRIDEVRDKVQEEIDDCIKQFVVKEGQLYLMENLIGERKLELKAKEIELNQVKGNISKEIELRQVIVNIDKDRERKEEELKALSQKNAEFTFKCKAKEIELDALNKLIGKQAEKLESEKNKLLKVTSEKKRLEGQVKELESKEKQCEGRLEDLESKEKRFEVRVKELMSREKQLEGYMREFESKMEELEGRSKDLESKEKLVERREMELKSKKMQLEGRKKEFESKEEKVEGQIKELEFKKEHFESQLKVLQSIENQLVGQVKEFETKEKEFESQMKELELKQKHYESRMEDLDSNEKQLESRLKEHESKEREFEGQANDMEYKRNDFGRQVREFETKESQLVGRVNEFE encoded by the coding sequence ATGGATTTTGAGGCTTCTCATAACCCTCAATTTTATGTTGGTGATGGGAGGGAACCTGTTTCTTGTGAGAACTTTAAATCTCAAGATTATGATCATGTTCCTTTGTTACCAAGATTTTCCTGGGTTTCGAGTTTGGAAAAATGTAGTAGTAGTGCTGTTAAGAAGAGGGATTTTGAGTTTGATAACAACAATTCCTTGCATATTTCTGTTAAGAAATCAAAGATGTTGCCCTATCATGATCACCACAATGATGGAGACGATGCTACATTGTCGAAGAAATTAACTGATAAATCATTTTCCTCGCTGAAGAAAGACCTTACATTGttagaaaaattatttgagGAATGTAAAAGGAAGcagaaagtagaagaaaagagattGCAGTCCATCAAGACAGATATTGAGGACTGCTGCAAAGAgcttcaaaataagaaaaagcaaGTTAGTTGTGTTAGAAGAATTGATGAAGTTCGTGACAAAGTGCAGGAAGAAATTGACGATTGTATCAAGCAGTTTGTGGTAAAGGAAGGGCAGCTCTATTTGATGGAAAACTTGATTGGAGAGCGCAAGCTAGAGCTCAAGGCGAAAGAGATAGAACTTAATCAAGTCAAGGGGAACATTTCAAAAGAAATAGAACTTCGTCAAGTCATTGTTAACATTGATAAGGACCGTGAAAGGAAGGAAGAGGAACTCAAGGCTCTTTCCCAAAAAAATGCTGAATTTACTTTTAAATGTAAGGCCAAAGAGATAGAACTTGATGCATTGAACAAACTAATTGGCAAACAAGCTGAAAAATTAGAGTCTGAAAAGAACAAGTTGCTGAAGGTAACCTCCGAAAAGAAGCGACTTGAAGGTCAGGTTAAGGAACTTGAGTCAAAAGAGAAGCAATGTGAAGGACGGCTGGAGGACCTTGAGTCAAAGGAGAAGCGTTTTGAAGTACGGGTAAAGGAGTTGATGTCAAGAGAGAAGCAGCTTGAAGGATATATGAGGGAGTTTGAATCAAAGATGGAGGAACTTGAAGGTCGTTCGAAGGATCTTGAATCAAAAGAGAAGCTAGTTGAACGACGGGAAATGGAGCTAAAGTCAAAAAAGATGCAACTTGAAGGCCGGAAGAAGGAGTTTGAATCAAAAGAGGAGAAAGTTGAAGGCCAAATCAAGGAGCTGGAATTTAAAAAGGAGCACTTTGAAAGCCAATTGAAGGTGTTGCAGTCAATAGAAAACCAACTTGTAGGCCAAGTGAAGGAGtttgaaacaaaagaaaaagagtttGAAAGTCAAATGAAGGAGTTGGAATTAAAACAGAAACATTATGAAAGCCGGATGGAGGACCTTGACTCAAATGAGAAGCAACTTGAAAGCCGGTTGAAGGAGCATGAATCAAAAGAAAGAGAGTTTGAAGGCCAAGCAAATGATATGGAATATAAAAGAAATGACTTTGGAAGACAAGTGAGAGAGTTTGAGACAAAAGAGAGTCAACTTGTGGGCCGAGTAAACgagtttgaataa